A portion of the Carcharodon carcharias isolate sCarCar2 chromosome 18, sCarCar2.pri, whole genome shotgun sequence genome contains these proteins:
- the ndufb3 gene encoding LOW QUALITY PROTEIN: NADH dehydrogenase [ubiquinone] 1 beta subcomplex subunit 3 (The sequence of the model RefSeq protein was modified relative to this genomic sequence to represent the inferred CDS: inserted 1 base in 1 codon), whose translation MTLQGTPLEAVEECLWGLRDPWACNKAWRFSGGFAKPIXLSEVFFQGFKWGFAAFVVALGVEYALFSCRKNGGHR comes from the exons ATGACCCTGCAG GGGACCCCGCTAGAGGCTGTGGAGGAGTGTCTGTGGGGCCTGAGGGACCCCTGGGCCTGCAATAAGGCCTGGCGGTTCAGCGGAGGCTTTGCTAAACCAA GCCTCAGTGAAGTCTTCTTTCAAGGCTTCAAGTGGGGATTTGCAGCATTTGTTGTGGCTTTGGGTGTTGAATATGCACTATTTTCTTGCAGGAAGAATGGAGGACATCGCTAG